A genomic region of Xyrauchen texanus isolate HMW12.3.18 chromosome 29, RBS_HiC_50CHRs, whole genome shotgun sequence contains the following coding sequences:
- the rab11a gene encoding ras-related protein Rab-11A, with the protein MGTRDDEYDYLFKVVLIGDSGVGKSNLLSRFTRNEFNLESKSTIGVEFATRSIQVDGKTVKAQIWDTAGQERYRAITSAYYRGAVGALLVYDIAKHLTYENVERWLKELRDHADSNIVIMLVGNKSDLRHLRAVPTDEARAFAEKNGLSFLETSALDSTNVETAFQTILTEIYRIVSQKQMSDRRDNDMSPSNNVVSIQVQPTENKPKMQCCQSI; encoded by the exons ATGGGGACAAGAGACGACGAATATGACTACTTGTTTAAAG TGGTCCTGATTGGAGACTCTGGTGTGGGGAAGAGTAACCTGCTGTCCCGTTTCACCCGCAATGAATTCAACCTTGAGAGCAAAAGCACTATTGGAGTGGAGTTCGCTACACGTAGCATTCAGGTAGATGGGAAGACAGTTAAGGCTCAGATCTGGGACACAGCTGGTCAGGAGCGGTACCGAGCCATCACTTCAGC GTATTACCGGGGAGCTGTTGGGGCGCTTTTAGTGTATGACATCGCAAAGCACCTGACCTATGAGAATGTGGAACGCTGGCTTAAGGAACTGAGAGACCATGCAGACAGCAACATCGTCATCATGCTTGTGGGCAATAAAAGTGACTTGCGTCACCTACGGGCTGTGCCCACTGATGAAGCACGTGCTTTTGCAG AGAAAAATGGACTGTCTTTCCTAGAGACTTCGGCTTTGGATTCCACCAATGTAGAGACTGCTTTTCAGACCATCCTGACTG aAATCTACCGGATTGTGTCCCAAAAGCAGATGTCGGACCGCCGAGACAATGACATGTCACCTAGCAACAATGTGGTGTCCATCCAGGTGCAGCCTACCGAGAATAAACCAAAGATGCAATGCTGCCAAAGCATCTAG